The nucleotide window AAGGGAGAGGCTTATGAGAGCATTATATATGATGGCGGCGGCGGTCGCTGTTTTGATCATCTCAGCGAGCGCGTATTCCTCCGCAGTCCTCGTGGACGCGAAGGGCGAGGTGGGGGTGAAGCAGGGAGGCAAGGAGACCAAGGCGATCATCGGCGCCGAGCTTGCCGATGGCGCGATCGTCACGGTCGGCAAGGATGCCAGGGCCTCAGTGCTCTGCGAGAGCGGCTCGCTCGACGAGGTGTCGGCCGGCCGGAGCTATACCGTGGGCGCCCCCTCCGAGGGCAAATCGACGAGCCTCGGCGCCGGCATCACGATCGCCATGAAAGAGATAGCCTCCGCCGGCAAAGGTCCGACGGTGCACGGCATGGTGAAGAAGGTGGAGGGGCCTCATGCGCTCAAGATCGACTTCGACAAGCTGGGCGGCCAGGGGCTGATTGCCCTCTATCCCTCCGGGACCGCGGTCAGGCTTTCTCCGAGCATAGATTTCAAGTGGAGCGAGCCGATCGGTAAGGACTGGGTGAAGCCCGCGCTCGTGGTCATGGACATGTCGGGGAGACGGCTGGGATCGATCCTGCTCTCGGCAGGCGCAACCAATGTGGGCGTATGCCCGTGTAAGTTTGGGCTCGCAAAGGGTCGGGAGTACAAATGGTTCCTGGCTGCGAGCGACAAATCCGAGAAGAGCAGGACGCCTGGATTCAAATTCCAGACGCTCTCCGACAACGACGAGCGCAGGCTCGATGCCGATCTTGCGAAGATCTCTTCGCTCAATCTCACGGAGGAGGGGAAGGCGCTGCTCGATGCGCAGCTCTATTTCAGCTACGGGTTGTATGATGAGGCGGCGAAAGGGCTTGCTCCGTTCTACGCCAAGTCCCAGTCACCGTTCGCGAAGAACCTTCTGCATCTTTGTTATATGAGGATGGGGAGGGTGGCTGAGGCCAAAAAATACGAGTAGATTGCCTGACAGGACCCGAAGCCAGTAATTATCTTCCGATTTCTTTTTCAAAGTCTGTTTTCTTTTTTTTGTCCAGCATGTGTTCGATCTTGCGGGCGAGCGAGCGCAGGTGAAACGGTTTGGAGACGTAGTCGTCCGCGCCGTGGGCGAGCCCGTCTATGCGGTCCGACTGGTCGTCGCGGGCGGAGACGATGAGGACTAGTATGTCCTGCATGGCAGGGTCTGACTTGATGAGCTTGCACAGCTCGATGCCTGAGACCTTGGGCATCATGATATCTAAGAGGATGAGATCAGGCCTTTTCTCTGCTATGGAGTCCAGCGCCTGTTTGGCGTTATACGTGCTGACTACTTCATATCCTTCATTTTCAAGGAGTTTTCCCAACACGGCGTGGATTTCAGGCTCATCATCGACGACCAGAATTCGATGTGTTGTTCGCTTTATCTCCATGATATTATTCGTGTAATTGACTTTGATGGATGCAGTCAAGGGAAAAAGCGGGAGATTCGCGTTTTTCCGGAGCCGGCGGCGTATAAAATCAAAAAGTGCTTATTTAACATGTATTTTTCTTGCGGCTCTAAAGTCATTTCTTTAAAATCAGGCACAGATAATAAACCCGTCCATCAGTGGCGCACAATCGCCGGGGGCCGGGTTGACATGGGAGAATCGAACAGTTAGACGAAGAACTCCTAAACAAGAACCCAAGCGGAAATCAGGCCGGGAAAGGGGGTGCTCTCTCCGAATGGCCGCTCCGCGGGAAGATACATAACCTACGTACGACATCTGTGCTCGGCAGTATATTCCGGAAGGGGGGAATGATCCCTCCTCCTCGGAAGCGAAATCGATAAAGGAGAGAAACAACATGAAAAAATTATTTACTATAGCTCTGGCGCTGGGTCTCTTCGCGTTTATCGCGACGAGCGCCTCTGCACAAGAGAAGTACGTAGCC belongs to bacterium and includes:
- a CDS encoding response regulator gives rise to the protein MEIKRTTHRILVVDDEPEIHAVLGKLLENEGYEVVSTYNAKQALDSIAEKRPDLILLDIMMPKVSGIELCKLIKSDPAMQDILVLIVSARDDQSDRIDGLAHGADDYVSKPFHLRSLARKIEHMLDKKKKTDFEKEIGR